The following proteins are co-located in the Castanea sativa cultivar Marrone di Chiusa Pesio chromosome 8, ASM4071231v1 genome:
- the LOC142606149 gene encoding protein FAR1-RELATED SEQUENCE 5-like, translated as MVRELVDEDTKQWDRAKLAYWFEDHTCANILSTPLSNLNANDVLVWKENKSQTFSVKSTYGVAQRVLNPSDGEHSMASADGRLWKSVWSLNTPPKARLVMDFSENALDTAGDNDKSENHENVNLGEHYEIKLGMQVSSEEEAYNLYNEYALNKGFSIRKGVNRKTDGVLRQREFLCSKQGHKEFEDPCDYKKYNKLDTRTGCQARIRFNVKNGIWSVSHFNDEHNHEFASPEERCNLRSGRKVLSTHGTIIETMVSSGIKATKSYSFLSKELGGANNVGFLRRDCHNFLHTKRKQLIEAGDGQSVINHFKNRQSEDSMFFYSMQVDQENRMANFFWRDGRSKLDYDCFGDVVVFDTTYRTNKYNLICAPFVGINHHWNNVLFGCAFLTNETTDSFIWLFETFLTAMGGRQPKYVFTDQDQAMENAIKVVFSKSRHRLCTWHISKNAQQNLPGLYGNPDFHQRFNKCLNGCLTEMEFESTWNGMIEKHNLKDHAWLKRLYQIREKWCPALNVDFFSAKMKSTQRSESTNSVFHQIMKTSMTLIQVVEFYEEKVIEMRQNEINEDFRCKNGVPSKVMRYGGILSHAAKVYTITLFKMFEEEFNSGGGLSCVETNHHENNFTYSLHNEMSSRVYTVHFNRSELTICCDCKLFETLGLLCCHALRVFLVNNVNKIPDTYISSRWTKDAKKRLRCYDDLSQPKEKSSRTLRMSMLTHLGYNMFDKASLTDSGTKFMMDNLRELSHEFEKYMTATNGVEDVGKECPQDLAHDEVQPNLDGEKPILDPPHVRKKGITNARIKSQLEKKKRKKVKDASTSQAPQSTSMLQEIQVKKMRRSVKDATSSQAPQARDVQASFIPPEMSIAYPMFSSTKMHQQIQEEKMRSGKYATSSQAPQASSMIHRDVQSSFIPPEMPIAYPMFSSSRMNQEIQVEKMRSEKNVTSSQAPQKKGDITRG; from the exons ATGGTAAGGGAATTAGTGGATGAAGACACAAAGCAGTGGGACAGGGCTAAATTGGCATATTGGTTTGAGGACCATACGTGTGCTAATATCTTAAGCACTCCTTTGTCTAACTTGAATGCTAATGACGTGCTGGTGTGGAAGGAAAACAAGTCTCAAACCTTCTCGGTCAAATCGACATATGGAGTAGCACAGAGGGTGCTTAACCCGTCGGATGGTGAGCACTCTATGGCGTCTGCAGATGGGCGTTTATGGAAGTCAGTGTGGTCCCTTAACACTCCCCCAAAG GCTAGACTAGTAATGGATTTTTCAGAAAATGCTCTTGATACAGCTGGTGACAATGATAAAAGTGAAAACCATGAGAATGTAAATTTGGGTGAACACTATGAAATTAAACTTGGAATGCAGGTGAGTTCTGAAGAAGAAGCATATAATCTCTATAATGAGTATGCTTTAAACAAGGGATTTAGCATTCGAAAAGGGGTTAACCGAAAGACTGATGGTGTACTTAGGCAACGAGAATTTTTGTGTTCAAAACAGGGTCATAAAGAGTTTGAAGACCCTTGTGATTATAAGAAGTATAATAAATTAGATACAAGAACAGGTTGTCAAGCTAGGATTCGTTTTAATGTTAAAAATGGTATTTGGAGTGTTTCACACTTCAATGATGAACACAATCATGAATTTGCAAGTCCAGAAGAGAGGTGTAATTTGAGATCGGGAAGGAAGGTGCTAAGTACTCATGGGACTATAATTGAGACAATGGTTAGCTCAGGCATAAAAGCAACAAAGTCTTACTCATTTTTATCAAAGGAGCTTGGTGGTGCAAATAACGTTGGGTTCCTTAGGAGAGATTGCCATAACTTCTTGCAcactaaaagaaaacaattgaTTGAAGCTGGGGATGGGCAAAGTGTtattaatcattttaaaaatagacAAAGTGAAGattcaatgtttttttattcaatgcAAGTAGACCAAGAAAATAGAATGGCAAATTTCTTTTGGAGAGATGGTAGATCAAAATTAGATTATGACTGTTTTGGGGATGTTGTTGTTTTTGACACCACTTATCGAACCAATAAATATAACTTAATATGTGCACCATTTGTGGGAATTAACCATCATTGGAACAATGTTTTATTTGGTTGTGCCTTTCTAACCAATGAAACAACTGATTCATTTATTTGGTTGTTTGAGACTTTTTTGACAGCAATGGGAGGTCGACAACCAAAATATGTTTTTACAGATCAAGACCAAGCAATGGAAAATGCTATTAAGGTGGTTTTCTCTAAGTCTCGTCATAGACTTTGTACATGGCATATTAGTAAAAATGCCCAACAAAACCTCCCAGGACTTTATGGTAATCCAGATTTCCATCAAAGATTTAATAAGTGCTTAAATGGATGTTTAACTGAAATGGAGTTTGAGTCAACTTGGAATGGTATGATTGAGAAGCATAATTTAAAGGATCATGCATGGCTTAAAAGGTTATACCAAATACGAGAAAAGTGGTGTCCAGCCTTAAATGTAGATTTCTTTTCTGCAAAGATGAAATCTACCCAACGGAGTGAGAGTACAAATAGTGTATTTCATCAAATCATGAAAACATCCATGACACTTATCCAAGTTGTTGAATTTTATGAGGAAAAAGTAATAGAAATGCgccaaaatgaaataaatgaaGATTTTCGTTGTAAAAATGGTGTACCTTCAAAAGTAATGAGGTATGGAGGTATCTTAAGTCATGCTGCTAAAGTTTATACTATTACTTTGTTTAAAATGTTTGAAGAAGAGTTCAATTCAGGTGGGGGATTGAGTTGTGTTGAAACTAACCATCATGAGAATAACTTCACATATTCACTGCATAATGAGATGAGTAGTAGGGTATATACTGTGCATTTTAACCGATCTGAATTAACCATTTGTTGTGATTGCAAGTTATTTGAAACATTGGGCTTGTTATGTTGCCATGCTTTAAGGGTTTTTCTTGTTAACAATGTGAACAAGATACCCGATACATATATATCAAGTAGATGGACAAAAGATGCAAAAAAGAGATTGCGTTGTTATGATGATCTTTCTCAACCAAAAGAGAAATCAAGTCGTACTTTGCGTATGAGCATGTTAACTCATTTGGGATATAATATGTTTGATAAGGCTTCATTGACCGATAGTGGGACAAAATTTATGATGGATAATCTAAGAGAGCTATCACATGAGTTTGAAAAGTATATGACGGCTACAAATGGGGTGGAAGATGTTGGTAAAGAATGTCCTCAAGATCTTGCACATGATGAGGTGCAACCAAACTTAGATGGGGAGAAACCAATCCTTGATCCACCACATGTGAGAAAGAAAGGGATAACCAATGCTAGAATAAAAAGTCAattggagaaaaagaaaagaaaaaaggtgaaAGATGCATCAACTTCACAAGCTCCACAATCTACTTCTATGCTTCAAGAAATTCAAGTgaaaaagatgagaagaagCGTAAAAGATGCAACTAGTTCCCAAGCTCCACAAGCTA gaGATGTTCAAGCATCATTCATTCCCCCGGAGATGTCTATTGCTTATCCCATGTTTAGCTCTACAAAAATGCATCAACAAATTCAAGAGGAAAAGATGAGAAGTGGAAAATATGCAACTAGTTCACAAGCTCCACAAGCTAGTTCTATGATACATA GAGATGTTCAATCATCATTCATTCCCCCGGAGATGCCTATTGCTTATCCCATGTTTAGCTCTTCAAGAATGAATCAAGAAATTCAAGTGGAAAAGATGAGAAGTGAAAAAAATGTAACTAGTTCACAAGCTCCACAA AAAAAAGGAGACATTACAAGAGGTTAG
- the LOC142606150 gene encoding tropinone reductase homolog At2g29260, chloroplastic-like, which yields MAFSLRKRPIILSERSSRVHPCCRNESELDGCLSEWGYLGFGVTGSVCDVSVRAQREELMSTVSTLFDGKLNILINNVGRNIRKPVVDFTAAEFSTLMATNFESVFHISQLAYPPLKASGVGSIGATKGAIYQLAKTLACERAKDNIRSNAVAPRYIRTSMVEQVTPDCYVTINRVEHHVGKGRCLNFSMEVIPHTPTAIH from the exons ATGGCTTTTTCACTGAGAAAACGGCCTATCATACTGAGTGAGCGTTCCTCCAGAGTGCACCCGTGCTGTCGGAATGAGAGTGAGCTTGATGGGTGTCTGAGTGAATGGggttatttgggttttggggttacTGGGTCAGTCTGTGACGTGTCAGTTCGAGCTCAGAGAGAGGAGCTTATGAGCACTGTGTCCACTTTGTTTGATGGGAAGCTCAACATCCTC ATAAATAATGTCGGGAGAAACATACGGAAACCGGTAGTGGATTTCACAGCTGCAGAATTTTCTACTCTCATGGCAACCAATTTTGAGTCTGTTTTCCATATTTCTCAACTTGCTTATCCACCTCTCAAAGCATCAGGAGTGGGAAGCATT GGAGCTACCAAAG GAGCAATTTATCAACTTGCTAAAACTTTGGCTTGTGAGCGGGCAAAAGACAATATAAGAAGTAATGCAGTTGCACCTAGGTACATCAGAACCTCAATGGTGGAGCAGGTAACTCCAGATTGTTATGTGACCATTAATCGTGTGGAACATCATGTTGGCAAGGGCCGTTGCCTTAATTTCTCCATGGAAGTTATCCCCCACACTCCCACAGCCATTCACTGA